In Azospirillum thermophilum, the genomic stretch GCGAAGGCGACGAGGCTGTCCAGCTCGTGATAGCCGTCCGGGCGGCGGCCGACGACGTGCAGGTAGAGGTTCAGCTTGGCCGGCGCCGGCTCGACGATCGGTGTCGCTGCAGAGGTCGCAGGGGGCATGGGGGCGGGTCTCCGGGAAGGTCGCCCGGATGTTTCACCATCAATGCCTCCGCCTTACCAAGCGGAAAATCCGCCGCCGGGCGGCCCGGCTACTTGGCCGGCGCCTCGCCGGCGGCGGCGGCCTTGGTTTCCGGCAGGCCCTTGTCCAGCTTCGCCTGGATCTGGTCCTTCTGGGTGTCCTCGTCGGCGTTGCGCAGCGCGCGGGTCCACTGGAAGCGGGCCTCGTTGCGCCGGCCCACCCGCCAGTAGGCGTCGCCCAGATGGTCGTTGATCGTCGGGTCGCCGGGCTTCAGCTCCACCGCGCGCTCCAGCTTGACGACGGCGCCCTCGTAGTCGCCGAGCCGGTAGAGCGCCCAGCCCAGGCTGTCGATGATGTAGCCGTCGCGCGGGCGCAGCTCCACCGCCCGCTCCACCATCGCCTTGGCCTTGTCCAGGTTCAGGCCGCGGTCGATCCAGCTGTAGCCGAGATAGTTCAGCAGGATGGCCTCGTCCGGCTTCAGCGCCAGCGCCGCCTTGAGGTCGGCCTCGGCCTCGGCCCAGCGGTTCAGCTTGTCCTCGGCCATCGCGCGGGCGTAAAGCAGCGGCCAGTGCCGCTCCTGCGGCGTGCCGATGCGCTGCAGGGCCGTGCTGTAGGCCTTCACCGCCTCCTCGTGCTTCCTGGCGACGCGGTAGAGGTCGCCGAGGCGGATGACGGCGTCGGTGCGTTCCGGCCGCTGGGCCGACAGCTCGGTCAGCAGGGCGATCGCCTCGTCGTTGCGGTCGAGCCGGGCGAGGCTGTCGGCGATGCGCATGCGGGCGGGCCAGCCCAGCACCGGATCCTCCCGCAGCGCGCCGTAGGTGGCGATGGCGTCGGCATGGTGGTCGCGCGAGGCCTGGATGTCGCCGATCATGAGCTGGGTCAGGCCGAGGTCCGGCCGCAGGTAGAGCGCGATGCGGCCGAACAGCAGGGCGGTTTCCTCCGCCCCCTCGTGATGCAGCGCGCTTCCCAGGTCGAACAGCGCCTCCGCCATGCCCTGGCGGGCGTCGCCGATGATGCGGCCGGGCGGCTTGCCGCTGCCCACCGACTTCAGCGCCGGCTCGATCAGCAGGCTGTCGGGGTTGTCGGACTGGAACGTGCCGTAGAGGGCGCGGGCCTCCGCGGTCTTGCCGGTGCGTTCCAGGAAGTTGCCGGCCAGATGAACCACGCGCAGCGGCGCGTCCTTCTCCACCACCTTGGCGTAGCGGGCCGCCGCCTGGTCGGCGCGGCCGGCGATGTCGAGGATGAGGGCGGCGTGCAGGTCGTGCAGCGCGGTGAAGCCGCTTGCCTCCGACAGGGGCTGCAGGGCATCGAGCGCGCGGTCGGTCTGGCCGCGGGCGGCGGCGAGCCAGGCCTGCATCAGCGGCGCGATGAAGCGGCCCATGCCGTCCTTCGGCATGCGGGCGGTCGTCGCCTCCGCCTGGTCGAGACGGTTCTTCACCAGATGGTCGGCGGCGAGCAGCGAGATGGCGAGCTGCGGGTCGGAATCCTGGTCCAGCAGCTTGCCGGCCAGCGCCAGGGCCGGATCGTACTGCCCCTCGCCCAGCTTCAGCAGGAAGGTCCGGCGCAGCAGGGAGAGGTCCTGCGGATCGGCCTGCAGCGCCTGGGACATGTAGACCGCCGCCGCCTTCCAGTCGTCCTGGTGCTGGGCGAAGCGGCCGGCCAGATAGCTGCCGGTGGCGGAGACCGCGTCGTCCGGCGTGCCGGCGGCCTGCGTCGGCATCCCGAGGCCGAGGCCGGCCGTGGCGAGAAGAATGGCCGCCAGCGGCCGACGCGCCCTGTGGAGCACCCTGTGGAAACTCGTCATCCCCTGCCTCACCTGCACAGCATCCGCGGATCCGGGACCCTCAGATTGCGGTCGAATCCCTTGCCCCACCATTAACTATGAAAAACCGGGAGGAAAGCTACCGCGGAATGCGGGCGGCGCA encodes the following:
- a CDS encoding tetratricopeptide repeat protein, whose amino-acid sequence is MTSFHRVLHRARRPLAAILLATAGLGLGMPTQAAGTPDDAVSATGSYLAGRFAQHQDDWKAAAVYMSQALQADPQDLSLLRRTFLLKLGEGQYDPALALAGKLLDQDSDPQLAISLLAADHLVKNRLDQAEATTARMPKDGMGRFIAPLMQAWLAAARGQTDRALDALQPLSEASGFTALHDLHAALILDIAGRADQAAARYAKVVEKDAPLRVVHLAGNFLERTGKTAEARALYGTFQSDNPDSLLIEPALKSVGSGKPPGRIIGDARQGMAEALFDLGSALHHEGAEETALLFGRIALYLRPDLGLTQLMIGDIQASRDHHADAIATYGALREDPVLGWPARMRIADSLARLDRNDEAIALLTELSAQRPERTDAVIRLGDLYRVARKHEEAVKAYSTALQRIGTPQERHWPLLYARAMAEDKLNRWAEAEADLKAALALKPDEAILLNYLGYSWIDRGLNLDKAKAMVERAVELRPRDGYIIDSLGWALYRLGDYEGAVVKLERAVELKPGDPTINDHLGDAYWRVGRRNEARFQWTRALRNADEDTQKDQIQAKLDKGLPETKAAAAGEAPAK